One region of Halomonas huangheensis genomic DNA includes:
- a CDS encoding TRAP transporter large permease, with protein sequence MTPDLWMLFSFLALLLIGVPVAFSLGLSGAVGIFVGLSPNMLATLGTNTYNSVAKYPLIAIPLFILTGLIFERAGVAARLVRFAQALIGPRHGGLAVVAVLVCMIMGGMSGSGPADAAAVAMVMLPSMTKAGYPRPFSATLIAASASTAILIPPSVALILYSIVVPGVDLRALFAAGLFPGILAGLSLLIPAWLLARRYGWEDPHDVERPPLGESFRKAIPALFAPVLILGGLRSGLFTPTEAAVVAVAYGVVVGLALTRELNWRDLWELLGEAAVISGVVMLIIALAGIFAWAGTTLGTFRHLAEWVIGLSDNGALLLVLIMLAVLAAGMLLDAISIYLIMMPILIPVMQHFGWNPVWFGILLAMNIAIGQFTPPVAVNLMVTTEVAKIRLEQTVGWALVFVAAMATALALVAIFPEIALWLPRVLGYNV encoded by the coding sequence ATGACGCCTGATCTATGGATGCTGTTCAGTTTCCTGGCGCTGCTGTTGATTGGCGTACCGGTGGCCTTTTCACTTGGTCTGTCCGGGGCAGTGGGAATCTTCGTTGGGCTGTCGCCCAATATGCTCGCCACTCTGGGCACCAACACCTACAACAGCGTGGCCAAGTATCCGCTGATCGCCATTCCATTGTTTATTCTCACTGGGCTGATCTTCGAGCGTGCCGGAGTTGCCGCACGCCTGGTGCGCTTTGCGCAGGCACTGATCGGACCGCGTCATGGCGGCCTGGCCGTGGTAGCAGTGCTGGTCTGCATGATCATGGGCGGGATGAGCGGCTCTGGTCCAGCGGATGCTGCCGCCGTTGCCATGGTCATGCTGCCGAGCATGACGAAGGCAGGCTATCCGCGCCCATTCTCCGCGACATTGATCGCTGCTTCGGCATCCACCGCAATTCTGATCCCTCCTTCAGTGGCGCTGATCCTGTACTCGATCGTGGTGCCGGGAGTGGACCTGCGTGCGTTGTTCGCCGCTGGGCTGTTCCCGGGCATCCTCGCTGGACTGTCGCTACTGATACCGGCCTGGCTGCTGGCGCGTCGCTATGGCTGGGAAGACCCACATGATGTGGAGCGTCCGCCATTGGGTGAAAGTTTCCGCAAGGCGATCCCGGCGCTTTTCGCTCCGGTTCTGATCCTCGGCGGTTTACGTAGCGGCCTGTTCACGCCAACCGAAGCTGCGGTGGTGGCGGTGGCTTATGGCGTGGTCGTCGGTCTTGCATTGACCCGCGAGCTGAACTGGCGCGACCTCTGGGAGCTGTTGGGAGAGGCCGCAGTGATCTCGGGTGTGGTGATGTTGATCATCGCGTTGGCGGGGATCTTTGCCTGGGCGGGCACCACCCTGGGGACCTTCCGTCATCTGGCCGAGTGGGTGATCGGGCTATCGGATAACGGTGCATTGCTGCTGGTGTTGATCATGCTCGCGGTGCTGGCCGCAGGCATGCTGCTGGATGCCATTTCGATCTATCTGATCATGATGCCGATCCTGATTCCGGTGATGCAGCACTTCGGCTGGAATCCAGTGTGGTTTGGCATCCTGCTGGCGATGAATATCGCCATTGGTCAGTTCACGCCTCCGGTGGCGGTCAACCTGATGGTGACCACCGAGGTGGCGAAGATACGACTGGAGCAGACGGTTGGCTGGGCACTGGTGTTTGTCGCCGCCATGGCAACGGCGTTGGCACTGGTGGCAATCTTCCCCGAGATCGCACTGTGGCTGCCACGGGTGTTGGGATATAACGTGTAA